The DNA segment GGGCAATTTTTCGAGCGCTGGGGGATGATACCGCCCGTCGTATTGCCCGAGCACCAGATGCTCTACCAACTTGACCAGATCGGCGTGAAGCCCGAGCAGATTGGCGACGTCGTCATCAGCCACTCGCACTTCGACCACACCGGCAACTTGAAGTATTTGCGCCACGCCCGCATCACCATGCAGAAGCGCGAGTATGAATACGCCATGCACGAAGCGACGCCCAAGAACGCGGTCATCAAGTCCGACTTCGACTTTCCGGACCTGAACTGGAACTTGATCGACGGCGACTTCGAGATTGCCGAGGGCGTGGAGGTGATCTACACCCGCGGCCACATGCCGGGGCACCAGTCGATGGCCGTTCGTCTGCCCAAGTCGGGCATGAAAGTGATGCCGGCCGATGCGGGCGACCTGATGGAGAACTACGACGAAGAGATCCTGCCCGGACAGACGGTTGATGACGACTCAGCGCGCGCGGCCATCCGGCGGCTCAAGGGCATCGTCGACTCGACCCACGGGGAGTTTCTGCTCACGCACGACCCGGTGCTGATCCAGACCACGAAACTGGCGCCGGAGTATTACGAGTAGGGCCGGCCCTATCCGGAGACGCGTCCTCTAATCCGCTCGCAGCGATTCCACAGGGTCCACGAGCGAAGCTCGGCGGGCCGGTAGGTAGCTCGCGAAGAGCGCCGCCGCGCAGACCACAAGGCCGGACGCCAGGTACGTGCTCGAGTCCAGCGCTGTCACGCCAAACAAGAGAGAGGAGATCCAGCGCGACAGCCCGATGGCGGAACAGACTCCGACGACGCAGCCGACGCCCGCCAGCCAGGCGCCTTGCCGAACGAACAGGCTCCTGACTTGGCTCGGTTGGGCCCCGAGCGCCACCCGGATGCTCATCTCGCGCCGCCGTTGCCCGACCGCGTAGGCGAGAACGCCGTAGACGCCGATGATGGCCAGCGTCAGAGCCATGGCGCCCGCAACGCCCAGCAATACGAGCGCGAACGACGTTCGAGCC comes from the Chrysiogenia bacterium genome and includes:
- a CDS encoding N-acyl homoserine lactonase family protein, with the protein product MTQARRLYVLLCGYEVLPKTVSTKGRGARFIMAEPICAYLIQTTSGYVLFDAGFNTYNTEDPIRRGQFFERWGMIPPVVLPEHQMLYQLDQIGVKPEQIGDVVISHSHFDHTGNLKYLRHARITMQKREYEYAMHEATPKNAVIKSDFDFPDLNWNLIDGDFEIAEGVEVIYTRGHMPGHQSMAVRLPKSGMKVMPADAGDLMENYDEEILPGQTVDDDSARAAIRRLKGIVDSTHGEFLLTHDPVLIQTTKLAPEYYE